The following are encoded in a window of Phragmites australis chromosome 22, lpPhrAust1.1, whole genome shotgun sequence genomic DNA:
- the LOC133904348 gene encoding CBL-interacting protein kinase 4-like has product MDAMEGKSKGGKKSKNLLGKYELGRMLGRGTFAKVYLARPVAGGEAVAVKVLDKAEVMGTAGMGPRVLHEVTAMRRLRHPSVLQLHEVLATRARIFLVMELAPGGDLLSRLAALPRRRLPEHTARRVFVQLVSALSYCHARGVAHRDIKPQNVLLDGDGNIKVSDFGLSALPDSLRDDGRLHTACGTPAYAAPEVLRRKAYDGAKADAWSCGVILFVLLAGYLPFDDANIADMCRKTHRREYEFPEWVSQPARRLVSRLLDPNPATRVAVEALATHPWFKRSLSLDSQLGGLLNGQPERTLAFQVPAMNAFDIISMSPGLDLSGLFGNGKQNREKRFMTTASPELTLEQLGRAGRKLGYVVVGKKGVECLPLGGLSGLAAMSVEMSEVAPPLMLVELRLEVADGDGEGQGFGWEELRQELGEVARAWHRCQDF; this is encoded by the coding sequence ATGGACGCCATGGAAGGCAAGAGCAAAGGGGGCAAGAAGAGCAAGAATCTGCTCGGCAAGTACGAGCTGGGCCGCATGCTGGGGCGCGGCACGTTCGCCAAGGTCTACCTCGCGCGCCCGGTCGCTGGCGGCGAGGCGGTGGCGGTGAAGGTGCTGGACAAGGCCGAGGTCATGGGCACGGCGGGCATGGGGCCGCGCGTGCTCCACGAGGTCACGGCCATGCGCCGGCTGCGCCACCCCAGCGTGCTCCAACTCCACGAGGTGCTCGCCACGCGCGCCCGGATCTTCCTCGTCATGGAGCTCGCACCGGGCGGGGACCTGCTCTCCAGGCTCGCCGCGCTACCGCGGcgtcgcctccccgagcacacCGCACGCCGCGTGTTCGTGCAGCTCGTCTCCGCGCTCTCCTACTGCCACGCCCGCGGCGTCGCGCACCGGGACATCAAGCCGCAGAACGTCCTACTCGACGGCGACGGCAACATTAAGGTATCCGACTTCGGCCTCTCCGCGCTCCCGGACTCGCTCCGAGACGACGGCCGCCTCCACACCGCGTGCGGCACTCCAGCCTACGCGGCGCCCGAGGTGCTTCGCCGCAAGGCCTACGACGGCGCCAAGGCCGACGCGTGGTCCTGCGGCGTCATCCTCTTCGTCCTCCTCGCCGGCTACCTCCCCTTCGACGATGCCAACATAGCCGACATGTGCCGGAAGACGCACCGCCGGGAGTATGAGTTCCCGGAGTGGGTGTCGCAGCCGGCGCGCCGGCTGGTGAGCCGCCTGCTCGACCCGAACCCGGCCACCCGCGTCGCCGTCGAGGCGCTGGCGACGCACCCCTGGTTCAAGcgctccctcagcctcgactcGCAGCTCGGCGGGCTGCTCAACGGCCAGCCGGAGCGCACGCTGGCGTTCCAGGTGCCGGCGATGAACGCCTTTGACATCATCTCGATGTCGCCGGGGCTCGACCTGTCCGGGCTGTTCGGCAACGGAAAGCAAAACAGAGAGAAACGGTTCATGACGACGGCGTCGCCGGAGCTGACACTGGAGCAGCTCGGCCGGGCAGGCAGGAAGCTCGGGTACGTCGTGGTGGGGAAGAAAGGAGTCGAGTGCCTGCCGTTGGGGGGCCTGTCAGGGCTCGCGGCGATGTCGGTTGAGATGTCCGAGGTGGCGCCGCCGCTGATGCTAGTCGAGCTGCGGCTCGAGGTGGCCGACGGCGACGGAGAGGGCCAAGGGTTTGGGTGGGAGGAGCTGAGGCAGGAGCTAGGAGAAGTAGCTAGGGCTTGGCATAGATGCCAAGATTTCTGA